In Shouchella patagoniensis, the following are encoded in one genomic region:
- a CDS encoding response regulator produces the protein MKLVIADDHHIVRKGLVYFLESHPDIQILAEADNGEDAIQAYKKHKPDLLLMDIEMPKMNGIEATKKILVSYPNAKVFILTSYSEKDVVIPALVAGACGYQLKDADPSLLVHTLKAALSGETPLDQRIMKHVLSHMANPSNEQEKRLARITERELDVLKEISTGKSNKEIASALFITEKTVKTHVSNLLNKLELNDRTQAALFAIQTGIAKPAIF, from the coding sequence ATGAAACTGGTAATAGCTGATGATCATCACATAGTCAGAAAAGGACTTGTTTATTTTCTTGAGTCTCACCCAGATATACAGATCCTCGCTGAAGCAGATAACGGGGAAGATGCTATTCAAGCTTATAAAAAACATAAACCTGATCTATTATTAATGGATATTGAAATGCCGAAAATGAACGGAATTGAAGCAACAAAAAAAATACTCGTTTCTTATCCTAACGCAAAGGTATTTATCTTGACGAGTTATTCTGAAAAGGATGTTGTTATCCCAGCTCTTGTCGCTGGTGCTTGTGGCTATCAATTGAAAGATGCAGACCCATCTCTTCTCGTTCATACGTTAAAAGCAGCTCTTAGTGGTGAAACACCATTAGATCAAAGAATTATGAAACATGTTCTTTCACATATGGCAAACCCTTCGAACGAGCAAGAGAAAAGACTAGCACGTATAACAGAGCGAGAACTCGATGTTCTAAAAGAAATTAGCACTGGTAAAAGCAACAAGGAAATCGCATCAGCTTTGTTTATCACTGAAAAAACGGTCAAAACCCACGTTTCCAACTTGCTAAATAAACTTGAACTAAATGACCGTACTCAAGCAGCATTATTCGCAATCCAAACTGGGATCGCAAAACCTGCTATTTTTTGA
- a CDS encoding VOC family protein yields the protein MKIHHIGIHVSSLEEAWREYVIKWGFQMVTGLTIEKEKLFFLRKGEVIVELVNGPVSTQPIHLAISVSETNASSYIDCLFQYEFELVETVLLKENERSFYFADNKGNEIELVMTSKNSRFCDPSLDCE from the coding sequence ATGAAAATCCACCATATTGGAATACATGTTTCTTCTCTAGAAGAAGCATGGCGTGAATATGTCATCAAATGGGGTTTTCAAATGGTTACTGGGCTCACTATAGAAAAAGAAAAACTATTTTTTTTACGGAAAGGTGAGGTAATTGTAGAACTTGTCAACGGACCGGTTAGTACCCAGCCGATCCATCTGGCTATTTCCGTGTCTGAAACTAATGCATCTTCCTATATTGACTGTCTCTTCCAATATGAGTTTGAACTGGTAGAGACAGTCTTACTTAAAGAGAATGAAAGGTCTTTTTATTTTGCTGATAATAAAGGAAATGAAATTGAATTAGTGATGACATCAAAAAATAGCAGGTTTTGCGATCCCAGTTTGGATTGCGAATAA
- a CDS encoding S-adenosylmethionine:tRNA ribosyltransferase-isomerase has translation MEVPPLLNADTPIERFGKSREDVRLLTYSKNEIYHDVFRNLCSYFQVGDVLVFNNSRTIPAVIKTVEGIEVRLSRQLTHHLWDALLPEAFSGDLIFETGVSARVIGDGSEKPLKRIQFTTRNTSMLNNLYLQGDVVRYEHSAANWPLSDYQTVYASQPGSVEMPSAGRAFTWRLLNELKKAGVELVFITLHAGLSYYGKDKWPTPSLHPEPYVINAKQAQLINHAKAAGRQVIAVGTTVVRALESASEKGVVVACNKETNLYIKEAYQLTVVDGMLTGFHEEEASHMRMLEAFIGKDAVHSVYKEAIERSYLWHEFGDMNLIMKESVR, from the coding sequence ATGGAAGTGCCTCCTTTATTAAATGCAGATACTCCAATTGAACGCTTTGGGAAATCAAGAGAAGATGTACGCTTACTGACGTATAGTAAAAACGAAATATACCATGATGTATTTCGTAATCTTTGCTCTTATTTTCAAGTTGGTGACGTTCTTGTTTTTAATAATAGTCGCACAATACCAGCTGTAATAAAAACAGTTGAGGGAATTGAAGTACGTTTATCCCGTCAACTAACTCATCACCTATGGGATGCTCTACTACCAGAAGCTTTTTCAGGTGATTTAATCTTTGAAACGGGAGTGTCAGCTAGAGTCATTGGCGATGGTTCAGAGAAGCCCTTAAAACGAATACAGTTCACTACAAGGAATACGAGCATGTTAAACAATCTTTATTTACAAGGAGATGTTGTACGCTACGAACATTCAGCGGCTAATTGGCCACTATCCGATTATCAAACGGTATATGCTAGTCAACCAGGATCTGTGGAAATGCCCTCTGCAGGAAGAGCATTTACTTGGCGGTTGCTCAATGAATTAAAAAAAGCAGGTGTTGAGCTTGTTTTTATTACACTCCATGCAGGGTTAAGTTATTATGGGAAAGACAAATGGCCGACACCATCTCTTCATCCAGAGCCATATGTAATTAACGCTAAACAAGCACAGCTTATAAATCACGCAAAAGCAGCAGGTCGTCAGGTAATTGCGGTTGGAACAACGGTTGTCAGAGCGTTAGAATCAGCGAGTGAAAAAGGTGTAGTGGTAGCTTGTAATAAAGAAACAAATCTATATATAAAAGAAGCTTATCAATTAACTGTCGTTGATGGCATGCTAACGGGGTTTCACGAAGAAGAGGCAAGTCATATGCGTATGTTGGAAGCGTTTATTGGAAAAGATGCCGTTCATTCCGTTTATAAAGAAGCAATTGAAAGAAGCTATCTATGGCATGAATTTGGTGATATGAATCTCATTATGAAAGAGAGTGTTAGATGA
- a CDS encoding SDR family NAD(P)-dependent oxidoreductase yields the protein MKKKVMMIIGATKGLGRALAWHYAKKGYDLAITARTDSDLTALKRELEKTGNHVVALAGDMSNSDDVERFVGVVFSIYRKVDVLINNASIFGPGPELLLDYPNEVFKEVLLTNTLIPYLVTKQVLPGMLMEGEGIVITLTSEAGQTGFSGWGAYGISKFAVEGLVQTWANECADTGVRFHLVDPGEMDTEMHNLAVPDCDYELDAPVQRLDVFDFLLETSAINGSREEAIVYQQRGEN from the coding sequence ATGAAAAAGAAAGTAATGATGATTATAGGCGCAACAAAAGGATTAGGAAGGGCGCTTGCCTGGCATTATGCAAAAAAGGGGTACGATTTAGCTATTACAGCAAGGACGGACAGTGATCTAACTGCTTTAAAAAGAGAGCTAGAAAAGACAGGGAATCATGTCGTTGCACTTGCTGGAGATATGTCAAATTCAGATGATGTTGAACGTTTTGTAGGAGTTGTATTTTCTATCTATAGAAAAGTAGATGTTTTAATTAATAATGCATCTATTTTTGGACCTGGTCCAGAACTATTACTGGATTATCCAAACGAAGTATTTAAAGAAGTGCTTTTGACGAATACACTCATTCCATATTTAGTGACAAAGCAAGTCCTACCAGGAATGCTTATGGAAGGTGAAGGTATTGTCATTACATTAACATCAGAGGCTGGTCAAACTGGTTTTTCAGGTTGGGGTGCGTATGGCATTTCGAAATTTGCTGTTGAAGGTCTTGTACAGACATGGGCTAATGAGTGTGCGGATACTGGAGTTCGATTTCATCTTGTTGATCCAGGAGAAATGGACACTGAGATGCATAATTTAGCAGTACCAGATTGTGATTATGAGCTAGATGCGCCGGTCCAGCGATTAGACGTATTTGATTTTTTACTTGAAACAAGTGCTATAAATGGAAGTCGAGAAGAGGCTATTGTCTATCAACAAAGGGGGGAGAATTGA
- a CDS encoding type 1 glutamine amidotransferase domain-containing protein, with protein MAEKHILMVVTNGKEMDNGHVAGIWLSEFTEPYEELIKAGYQVTVASPKGGESPIDEASLENGNIPEKWYELAELLKRTIPLTELQSVHYDGIFMPGGHGAMFDLADNQELQQLLRDFAGANKGIGAVCHGPAALTGVLLEDGEFLVANRKVTAFTNTEEEDVELVNQMPFLLETRLRKEGAIFVSKGNWEENVYADGKLVTGQNPQSSIETAKQFIAAL; from the coding sequence ATGGCTGAAAAACATATATTAATGGTTGTAACAAATGGTAAAGAAATGGATAATGGACACGTTGCTGGTATTTGGCTGTCCGAATTCACTGAGCCCTACGAAGAATTGATAAAAGCAGGTTACCAAGTGACAGTAGCAAGTCCTAAAGGTGGAGAATCGCCAATTGATGAAGCTAGTTTAGAAAATGGTAATATTCCTGAAAAATGGTATGAATTAGCAGAGCTACTAAAACGTACAATTCCACTTACTGAACTTCAATCTGTTCATTACGATGGAATCTTTATGCCAGGTGGGCATGGGGCAATGTTTGATTTAGCTGATAACCAAGAATTACAGCAACTGCTACGTGATTTTGCTGGTGCTAATAAGGGGATCGGTGCGGTCTGTCATGGACCAGCTGCTTTAACTGGTGTATTACTAGAAGATGGAGAGTTTCTTGTAGCGAATCGAAAGGTAACTGCATTTACGAATACAGAAGAAGAAGACGTAGAACTTGTAAATCAAATGCCGTTTCTCCTTGAAACACGTTTGCGTAAAGAAGGAGCAATCTTTGTTAGTAAAGGAAACTGGGAAGAAAATGTGTATGCAGATGGAAAGCTGGTGACAGGTCAAAATCCACAGTCATCAATTGAAACAGCAAAACAATTTATAGCAGCATTATAA